One window of Methylococcus sp. EFPC2 genomic DNA carries:
- a CDS encoding efflux RND transporter permease subunit: MIGIVRVALARPYTFIVLAIAILIVGPLAAWRMPTDIFPNINVPVIVVAWQYTGLSPEQMAGRITTPYERVLTTVVNDIEHIEANSYNGLGIVKIFFHPNVDISVANAQVTAVSQTMLRAFPQGAQPPFILNYSAATVPILQLALSGKGMTEQMLADLGMFGVRARLTSVAGAAIPWPFGGRSRQVQIDLKPAELQARGLSGQDVANALAAQNLLTPAGTQKIGQFEYFIQLNNAPSDLNAIAALPIKTVKGAMVTVRDVANVRDGGAVQTNVVHVDGARSALLNVLKAGATSTLDIIGGVRSAVQAMKPSLPEGLEVKPLGDQSLFVRAAVDGVVKEGVVAAALTSLMVLLFLGNLRATFIIATSIPLSVLGAIAALSALGETLNLMTLGGLALAVGILVDEATVTIENINWHLEQGKPVEQAILDGAQQIVVPAFVSLLCICIVFVPMFFLQGVAKFLFVPMAEAVMLAMACSFVLSRTLVPTLAKYLLKPHTPHTDIHGNDRALPPGRYPWVRLQRRFEAGFEGFREGYRGLLATALGHRRVFVAGYLGLVLASFGLLPFLGQNFFPSVDAGQIQMHIRVPVGTRLEETAARFGEIQQAIRGLIPPNELGVMVDNIGLPFSSISMSYSNNGLTGTHDGILQISLQPGHKPTEDYVRAMREELPRRFPGIAFSFLPADMVSQILNFGAPAPIDLQVRGNDAAGNFAYAHKLLNRIKHIPGVADARIQQARNSPVFNVDVDRSRARYAGVTERDVANSLVVQLAGSGQVAPTYWLNPQNGVTYPIVMQTPQYELDTLEGLQSLPVTSDDSTLPQLLGGIADIRRGMTQSVVSQYDIQSLAQIYANVQDRDLGGVAQDIQKAVDESAGELPKGSSVALLGQFKTMNGAYTGLAFGLLGAIVLIYLLIVVNFQSWSDPFVIITALPAALAGIVWMLFATGTTLSVPALIGAIMCMGVATANSVLVISFARERLDQLGDATAAALEAGFVRCRPVLMTALAMIIGMVPVALGWGEGGEQNAPLGRAVIGGLVFATVSTLLFVPVIFSLVHARRGRIAGTRPLTGELHAANS; the protein is encoded by the coding sequence ATGATAGGCATCGTCCGCGTCGCGCTTGCGCGACCTTATACTTTCATCGTCCTGGCCATCGCCATCCTCATCGTCGGGCCGCTGGCGGCCTGGCGGATGCCGACGGACATCTTCCCCAACATCAACGTGCCGGTGATCGTGGTGGCCTGGCAGTATACGGGCCTGTCGCCGGAGCAGATGGCCGGGCGCATCACCACGCCTTACGAGCGCGTGTTGACGACCGTGGTCAACGATATCGAGCACATCGAGGCGAATTCCTACAACGGGCTCGGCATCGTCAAGATTTTTTTCCATCCCAACGTCGACATCAGCGTCGCCAACGCGCAGGTGACGGCGGTTTCGCAGACCATGCTGCGCGCCTTCCCGCAGGGCGCCCAGCCGCCCTTCATCCTCAATTACAGCGCGGCGACCGTGCCCATCCTGCAACTGGCCTTGTCCGGCAAGGGCATGACCGAGCAGATGCTGGCCGACCTGGGCATGTTCGGCGTGCGGGCGCGGCTGACCTCGGTGGCCGGAGCGGCCATCCCCTGGCCCTTCGGCGGACGTTCGCGCCAGGTGCAGATCGACTTGAAGCCGGCGGAGTTGCAGGCGCGCGGCCTGTCCGGCCAGGACGTGGCCAACGCGCTGGCCGCGCAAAACCTGCTGACGCCGGCCGGCACGCAGAAGATCGGCCAGTTCGAATATTTCATTCAGCTCAACAATGCACCGTCCGACCTTAACGCCATCGCCGCCTTGCCGATCAAGACGGTCAAGGGGGCCATGGTCACCGTGCGCGATGTCGCCAACGTGCGCGACGGCGGCGCGGTGCAGACCAATGTCGTGCACGTGGACGGCGCGCGCTCGGCCTTGCTGAATGTGCTCAAGGCCGGCGCCACCTCGACGCTGGACATCATCGGCGGCGTCCGTTCCGCGGTACAGGCCATGAAGCCGTCGCTGCCGGAAGGCCTGGAGGTCAAGCCGCTGGGCGACCAGTCGCTGTTCGTGCGGGCGGCGGTCGACGGCGTGGTGAAGGAGGGCGTGGTCGCGGCCGCGTTGACCAGCCTGATGGTCTTGCTGTTTCTGGGCAATCTGCGCGCGACCTTCATCATTGCGACCTCCATCCCGCTGTCGGTGCTGGGCGCGATCGCCGCCCTGTCGGCACTGGGGGAGACGCTGAATCTGATGACCCTGGGCGGGCTGGCGCTGGCCGTGGGCATCCTGGTGGACGAGGCCACGGTCACCATCGAGAACATCAACTGGCATCTGGAGCAGGGCAAGCCGGTGGAACAGGCCATCCTGGACGGCGCGCAGCAGATCGTCGTGCCGGCCTTCGTGTCCTTGCTGTGCATCTGCATCGTGTTCGTGCCGATGTTCTTCCTGCAGGGCGTGGCCAAGTTTTTGTTCGTGCCCATGGCCGAGGCGGTGATGCTGGCCATGGCCTGTTCGTTCGTCCTCTCGCGCACCCTGGTGCCGACGCTGGCGAAATACCTGCTGAAGCCCCATACGCCGCATACCGACATCCACGGCAACGACCGGGCCCTGCCGCCCGGCCGCTATCCCTGGGTGCGCTTGCAGCGCCGCTTCGAGGCCGGTTTCGAGGGTTTCCGCGAAGGCTACCGCGGGCTGTTGGCCACCGCGCTGGGGCATCGCCGCGTCTTCGTTGCAGGCTACCTGGGCCTGGTTCTGGCGTCTTTCGGCCTGCTGCCGTTTCTCGGTCAAAACTTCTTCCCCTCGGTCGATGCCGGGCAGATCCAGATGCACATACGCGTTCCGGTGGGCACGCGGCTGGAAGAGACGGCCGCCCGCTTCGGCGAGATCCAGCAGGCCATCCGCGGTTTGATCCCGCCGAACGAACTGGGCGTGATGGTCGACAACATCGGCCTGCCCTTCTCGTCCATCAGCATGTCCTACAGCAACAACGGCCTGACCGGCACGCACGACGGCATCCTGCAGATATCCCTGCAACCTGGGCACAAGCCGACCGAGGATTACGTGCGGGCCATGCGCGAAGAATTGCCGCGGCGTTTTCCGGGTATCGCGTTCTCTTTCCTGCCCGCCGATATGGTCAGCCAGATCCTCAACTTCGGCGCGCCCGCGCCCATAGACCTGCAGGTGCGCGGCAACGATGCGGCCGGCAATTTCGCCTATGCGCACAAGCTGCTGAACCGCATCAAACACATCCCCGGCGTGGCGGACGCGCGCATCCAACAGGCGCGCAACAGCCCGGTATTCAATGTCGACGTGGACCGCTCGCGCGCCCGCTATGCCGGCGTGACCGAGCGCGACGTCGCCAACAGCCTGGTGGTGCAGCTCGCCGGTTCCGGCCAGGTCGCTCCGACCTATTGGCTCAATCCGCAGAACGGCGTGACCTATCCCATCGTGATGCAGACGCCGCAATACGAGTTGGACACGCTGGAAGGGCTGCAAAGCCTGCCCGTCACCTCGGACGACAGCACCCTGCCCCAGTTGTTGGGCGGCATCGCCGACATCAGGCGCGGCATGACCCAGTCGGTGGTCTCGCAATACGACATCCAGTCCCTGGCGCAGATCTACGCCAACGTGCAGGACCGCGACCTCGGCGGCGTGGCGCAAGACATACAGAAGGCCGTGGACGAGAGCGCGGGCGAGCTGCCCAAGGGCAGTTCCGTGGCCTTGTTGGGCCAGTTCAAGACCATGAACGGCGCCTACACCGGCCTGGCGTTCGGTCTGCTGGGCGCCATCGTGCTGATCTATCTGCTGATCGTGGTGAACTTCCAGTCCTGGAGCGATCCCTTCGTGATCATCACCGCCCTGCCGGCGGCCCTGGCCGGCATCGTCTGGATGCTGTTTGCCACCGGCACCACGCTCTCGGTGCCCGCCCTGATCGGCGCCATCATGTGCATGGGCGTGGCCACCGCCAACAGCGTGCTGGTCATCAGCTTCGCCCGCGAACGCCTGGACCAGCTCGGCGATGCCACGGCCGCCGCGCTGGAGGCCGGTTTCGTGCGCTGCCGGCCGGTACTGATGACGGCGCTGGCCATGATCATCGGCATGGTGCCGGTGGCCTTGGGCTGGGGCGAGGGCGGCGAGCAGAACGCGCCGCTGGGCAGGGCGGTGATCGGTGGCCTGGTCTTCGCCACCGTCAGCACCCTGCTGTTCGTGCCGGTCATCTTCAGCCTCGTTCATGCCCGCCGCGGCCGCATCGCCGGCACGCGCCCCCTTACCGGAGAGCTCCATGCCGCAAATTCCTGA
- a CDS encoding (2Fe-2S)-binding protein translates to MSKYTLTINGASKTVDVASDTPLLWVLRDSLELVGTKFGCGVGQCGACTVHLDGVPTRACLTPISSVGKAKVTTIEGLDPKGAHPLQQAWQELDVPQCGYCQAGQIMTAAALLKEKPHPTDEDIDQALAGNLCRCATYIRIRAGIHRAAEIAGNKKGAKA, encoded by the coding sequence ATGAGCAAATACACACTCACCATCAACGGCGCGTCCAAAACCGTGGACGTCGCTTCCGACACTCCGCTGCTTTGGGTGCTGCGCGACAGCCTGGAACTCGTCGGCACCAAGTTTGGCTGCGGAGTCGGGCAATGCGGCGCCTGCACCGTGCATCTGGACGGCGTGCCCACCCGGGCCTGTCTGACGCCTATTTCCAGCGTCGGCAAGGCCAAGGTCACGACCATCGAAGGCCTGGACCCCAAGGGCGCGCATCCCCTGCAGCAAGCCTGGCAGGAGCTGGACGTGCCGCAGTGCGGCTATTGTCAGGCCGGCCAGATCATGACCGCCGCGGCCCTGCTCAAGGAAAAGCCACATCCCACCGACGAGGACATCGACCAGGCCCTGGCCGGCAATCTGTGCCGCTGCGCCACCTACATCCGCATCCGCGCCGGCATCCACCGTGCGGCCGAAATCGCCGGCAACAAGAAAGGGGCTAAAGCATGA
- a CDS encoding M1 family metallopeptidase, with amino-acid sequence MHRHLLTATVLAVLAQMFPAAHAVAAPPAADEVPTQLPRNVRPTHYDVAIVPDIKGLSFTGKVAIAIEVLEPSSRIVLNAADLAFGKVSLSNDSDGTVFAAPAVQADAAAQTATFTFDRSIPQGRYRLDIDYSGKIGTQAAGLFALDYDTPEGARRALYTQFESSDARRLIPSWDEPAHKATFRLEVTVPAGLTAIGNTPVEETFALGKGLARVRFATTPRMSTYLLFFGLGEFDRATAQSGATEIGVVTRKGGAAQAAFALESSRALLTEYNDYFGTPYPLSKLDNVAAPGRSQFFSAMENWGAIFTFEHSILLDPTISNQADKQQAFSVAAHEMAHQWFGDLVTMAWWDDLWLNESFASWMDSRTTAHLHPEWRTELRAVGGRERAMELDALASTHPVVQPVKAVEEIAQAFDAITYQKGEAVIRMLEAYVGADAWREGIRRYMKDQAYRNTQSDDLWRALETVADKPIAAIARDFTLQPGAPLIEVDEAVCRGGRSHLSLKQGEFSKDRPDKKPLAWRVPVIVRSLGDAAPASTLVTGGRADITVPGCGSLIVNAGQSGYYRTLYAPGAFAGIVRNFAAIAPIDQLGILSDTWALGLSGRQSAADFLDLVEATPVDAEPQVWGRIAGVFRSIDEYYRGEPSRQAAFRAYAVARLRPVLERVGWAVRENEPDPVAILRNELIDTLGSLQAPEAIAEARRLYAAQKTEASALPAALRKTVLGVVARHADGATWDELHAAATAEKTPLIKDRFYALLGATEDEGLARRALDLALTNEPGATNSAAIIQAVARLHPDLAFDYAVAHREAVNERLDGPSRNRFFPRIAEASVDPAMIGKVKAYAEEHIAPGARRAADTAVASIAYRIKVRRERLALLDGWLARSSH; translated from the coding sequence ATGCATCGCCATTTGCTTACCGCCACCGTCCTTGCCGTTCTCGCTCAGATGTTTCCCGCTGCCCATGCCGTGGCGGCGCCGCCGGCCGCGGATGAAGTCCCGACCCAGTTGCCGCGCAACGTGCGTCCCACCCATTACGACGTGGCGATCGTGCCGGATATTAAGGGCCTGAGCTTCACCGGCAAGGTGGCGATCGCCATCGAAGTGCTGGAGCCCAGCTCCCGCATCGTCCTCAACGCCGCGGATCTGGCTTTCGGTAAAGTCAGTTTGTCCAATGACTCCGACGGAACGGTGTTTGCGGCACCGGCCGTGCAGGCCGATGCGGCCGCACAGACGGCGACCTTCACGTTCGACCGGTCCATACCGCAAGGCCGGTATCGGCTGGACATCGACTATTCCGGCAAGATCGGTACCCAGGCCGCCGGCCTGTTCGCGCTCGACTACGACACTCCGGAAGGCGCCAGGCGCGCACTCTACACCCAGTTCGAAAGCTCCGACGCCCGTCGCCTGATTCCGTCTTGGGACGAGCCGGCGCACAAGGCGACCTTCCGGCTGGAGGTGACAGTGCCGGCCGGACTGACGGCGATCGGCAACACGCCGGTGGAAGAGACGTTCGCACTCGGCAAGGGTTTGGCCCGGGTACGCTTCGCCACCACGCCGCGCATGTCCACCTATTTGCTGTTCTTCGGTCTGGGCGAGTTCGATCGGGCCACGGCGCAGTCCGGCGCCACCGAAATCGGGGTGGTCACGCGCAAGGGCGGAGCGGCGCAGGCGGCATTCGCCCTGGAATCGTCCCGCGCGTTGTTGACGGAATACAACGACTATTTCGGCACGCCTTATCCCTTGTCCAAGCTGGACAACGTCGCGGCTCCCGGCCGCAGCCAGTTCTTCAGCGCGATGGAAAACTGGGGGGCGATTTTCACCTTCGAGCATTCCATTCTGCTCGACCCGACCATCTCCAACCAGGCCGACAAACAACAGGCTTTCTCCGTCGCCGCCCATGAGATGGCCCATCAGTGGTTCGGCGATCTGGTGACCATGGCCTGGTGGGACGATCTCTGGCTCAACGAAAGTTTCGCCTCCTGGATGGACAGCCGCACCACCGCGCACCTGCATCCCGAATGGCGCACCGAACTGCGCGCGGTCGGCGGGCGCGAGCGCGCCATGGAACTGGACGCCCTGGCCAGCACCCATCCCGTCGTGCAACCGGTGAAGGCGGTGGAAGAAATCGCCCAGGCCTTCGATGCCATCACCTACCAGAAGGGCGAAGCGGTCATCCGCATGCTGGAGGCTTATGTGGGCGCCGACGCCTGGCGCGAAGGCATCCGCCGCTATATGAAGGACCAGGCTTACCGCAACACGCAATCGGACGATCTTTGGCGCGCGCTGGAAACGGTCGCCGACAAGCCCATCGCGGCCATCGCCCGCGATTTCACCCTGCAGCCGGGTGCGCCGCTGATCGAGGTGGACGAGGCGGTTTGCCGCGGCGGCCGCAGTCACCTGAGTCTCAAACAGGGCGAATTCAGCAAGGACAGACCGGACAAGAAGCCTCTGGCCTGGCGCGTGCCGGTGATCGTCCGGTCGCTCGGCGATGCGGCGCCGGCGAGCACGCTGGTGACCGGAGGCAGGGCAGATATCACGGTGCCGGGCTGCGGCAGCCTCATCGTCAACGCGGGGCAGAGCGGCTATTACCGGACGCTGTACGCGCCGGGAGCGTTCGCCGGCATCGTGCGCAATTTCGCCGCCATCGCACCCATCGATCAGCTCGGCATCCTGTCCGATACCTGGGCGCTGGGTTTATCCGGGCGGCAATCCGCCGCGGATTTTCTCGACCTGGTCGAGGCCACCCCGGTCGATGCCGAGCCGCAGGTCTGGGGCAGGATCGCAGGCGTGTTTCGCAGCATCGACGAGTACTATCGGGGCGAACCGAGCCGCCAGGCCGCGTTTCGAGCCTATGCGGTCGCCCGGCTGAGGCCTGTCCTGGAACGGGTGGGCTGGGCTGTCCGGGAGAACGAGCCGGATCCGGTGGCCATCCTGCGCAATGAATTGATCGATACCCTGGGCTCGCTGCAGGCGCCGGAAGCCATCGCCGAAGCCCGCCGGCTTTATGCCGCCCAGAAAACCGAGGCGTCGGCCCTGCCCGCCGCGCTGCGCAAGACGGTTCTTGGCGTGGTCGCACGGCACGCCGACGGAGCGACGTGGGATGAATTGCACGCCGCGGCCACGGCGGAGAAGACCCCGCTCATCAAGGACCGGTTCTATGCCCTGCTGGGCGCGACCGAGGACGAAGGGCTGGCGCGGCGCGCCCTGGATCTGGCGCTGACGAACGAGCCGGGCGCGACCAACAGCGCCGCGATCATCCAGGCGGTCGCCCGTCTGCATCCCGATCTGGCTTTCGACTATGCGGTGGCTCATCGTGAAGCCGTCAACGAGAGGCTGGACGGACCCTCGCGCAACCGCTTCTTCCCGCGCATCGCCGAGGCTTCGGTCGACCCGGCGATGATAGGCAAGGTGAAGGCGTACGCGGAGGAGCATATCGCTCCGGGTGCCCGCCGCGCCGCCGACACGGCGGTCGCCAGCATTGCCTACCGCATCAAGGTGCGGCGGGAGCGTTTGGCTCTCCTGGATGGCTGGCTGGCGCGCAGTTCCCATTGA
- a CDS encoding MBL fold metallo-hydrolase, whose product MSRYKYPVLALAVAAILGGCASTDKHPVHAAAHQLKVGETKSIEFSGTGRWFQFGQAPNPTLAWPPFAVSSYTADINYDTSSAHVQIARKQIVEPGRNRPTPVEQKPDQYISGTTAWNVAPAPNAAPGSAGVPSLQAAAVEERAAEIWSTPQGFLKAARDNHASSEDSENGSVVSFTVGGKYRYVGTINAKNEVESIQTWIDNPVLGDTLVETKFSDYKDFGGIQFPAHIVRTQGGHPVLDLNVSEVKLNPAVDIVVPSEIANAKPPAVVVKSERLANGVYYLTGGTHHSVAIEQKDHIVLVEAPLNEDRSNAVIAKAKELIPGKPIKFLVNTHAHFDHSGGLRTFVDEGATIVTEQANKDYYEKVWANPHTLNPDRLEGSKKTPQFAAHNGRVALSDGDRKIEIHSIAGNSHNDAFDLIYLPAEKILIEVDAYTPPAPGAALPTSVNPYSQNLYENIQKLKLDVAQIAPLHGPGVVKLNDLRGYIGLAKVEESEAKGKPGKAKAHKHKAGAQG is encoded by the coding sequence ATGAGTAGATACAAGTACCCGGTTCTCGCTTTGGCAGTCGCGGCCATCCTCGGCGGCTGCGCGAGCACGGACAAGCACCCGGTGCACGCCGCCGCACACCAGCTGAAAGTCGGCGAAACCAAGTCCATCGAATTCTCCGGTACCGGCCGCTGGTTCCAGTTCGGCCAGGCGCCCAACCCGACTCTGGCATGGCCGCCGTTCGCGGTCAGCAGCTATACGGCGGATATCAATTACGATACGTCCAGCGCGCACGTTCAGATCGCCCGCAAGCAGATCGTCGAACCCGGCCGCAATCGTCCGACCCCGGTCGAGCAGAAGCCCGACCAGTACATCAGCGGAACGACCGCATGGAACGTGGCTCCGGCCCCCAACGCCGCACCGGGTTCGGCCGGCGTACCCTCGCTGCAGGCCGCCGCCGTGGAAGAGCGCGCCGCCGAAATCTGGTCCACCCCGCAAGGCTTTCTGAAGGCCGCCCGCGACAACCACGCGAGCTCGGAAGACAGCGAGAACGGCAGCGTCGTGTCCTTCACCGTGGGCGGAAAATACCGCTACGTGGGTACCATCAACGCCAAGAACGAGGTCGAGAGCATACAGACCTGGATAGACAATCCGGTGCTGGGCGACACGCTGGTCGAAACCAAGTTCTCCGATTACAAGGATTTCGGCGGCATCCAGTTCCCCGCCCACATCGTCAGGACCCAGGGAGGTCATCCGGTGCTGGATCTCAACGTTTCCGAGGTCAAGCTGAACCCGGCCGTGGACATCGTCGTGCCTTCCGAAATCGCCAATGCCAAGCCGCCCGCCGTGGTCGTGAAGAGCGAGAGGCTGGCTAACGGCGTCTACTACCTGACCGGCGGAACGCACCACAGCGTCGCCATCGAACAGAAGGACCACATCGTGCTGGTCGAGGCTCCGCTCAACGAGGACCGCTCCAACGCCGTGATAGCCAAGGCCAAGGAATTGATCCCCGGCAAGCCGATCAAGTTCCTGGTGAACACCCATGCGCACTTCGATCATTCCGGCGGCCTGCGTACCTTCGTGGACGAAGGCGCGACCATCGTGACCGAGCAGGCCAACAAGGACTACTACGAGAAGGTTTGGGCCAATCCGCACACGCTCAACCCGGACCGCCTCGAAGGCTCCAAGAAGACTCCGCAGTTCGCCGCCCATAACGGCAGGGTTGCGCTGTCGGACGGCGACCGCAAGATCGAGATCCATTCGATCGCCGGCAACAGCCACAACGACGCATTCGATCTGATCTATCTGCCTGCGGAAAAGATCCTGATCGAAGTCGATGCCTACACCCCGCCGGCTCCGGGCGCGGCGCTGCCGACCTCGGTGAATCCGTACTCGCAGAACCTGTACGAGAACATCCAGAAGCTGAAGCTGGATGTGGCCCAGATCGCACCGCTGCACGGACCGGGCGTGGTCAAGCTGAACGACTTGCGCGGCTACATCGGTCTGGCCAAGGTTGAGGAATCCGAGGCCAAGGGCAAGCCGGGCAAGGCCAAGGCGCACAAGCACAAAGCCGGCGCCCAGGGATAG
- a CDS encoding molybdopterin cofactor-binding domain-containing protein gives MSAQILENVGRRAFLRQSALTGGGLVLGFYLGGAEGAEGKVAKPSAAPDGAVFKPNAFIRIAPNGQVTLISKQPEIGQGIKTSLPTVIAEELEVNWKDVVIVQGDLDPAYGSQSAGGSRSTPTNYEEFHKLGATARTLLIEAAAQTWKVPASELIAQDSAVHHPASKRKLGYGQLVAKAATLPLPPPESVRLKDPKDYNLLGTRIAGVDNPKVVTGQPLFGIDIKLPGQLYAVYEKSPAFGGKVVSANLDEIKKLPGVKDVFVIEGTSDLKGLLPGVAIVADSTWSAFSARKQLKVVWDEGKVAEQSWAGFAAKAKELSSKPGSETLRKDGDLAAALKGAAKTVEAAYSYPFISHASIEPQNTTAWVKDGGIEIWAPTQNPEAGQKIVAEILGIPKDKIVLHITRSGGGFGRRLIPDYLIEAAAIAKRVSGPVKLTWTREDDLRHDQFRAGGFHFLRGGVDAKGKLIAWHNHFVTFAHNLIQNGKPALVPGSGASLSGDEFPGRWIPNLLLEQTPLECGIPMGPWRAPGSNVFAWVFHSFIDELAHAAGRDPLEFRLEILGDKDIVPGTGERGVPYDVSRMKHVLQHVAEQAGWGKKKFPKGQGQGIAFHFSHRGYIAQVAEVTVSKDGKLKVDRVVVSTDIGAQIVNLSGAENQVQGSVIDGLSTLLYPELDIQKGRIVQGNFHEYPLIRIPEAPPKVEVHFLKTNYPVTGLGEPALPPLAPAVCNAIFAATGKRVRQLPLSKTDLSWS, from the coding sequence ATGAGCGCGCAGATACTTGAAAATGTCGGCCGCCGCGCATTCCTGCGCCAGTCCGCGCTCACCGGTGGCGGGCTGGTGCTCGGCTTCTACCTGGGCGGCGCGGAAGGGGCCGAAGGCAAGGTCGCCAAGCCCTCGGCGGCGCCGGACGGCGCGGTGTTCAAGCCCAACGCATTCATCCGCATCGCGCCCAACGGCCAGGTGACGCTGATCTCCAAACAGCCGGAGATCGGCCAGGGCATCAAGACCTCGCTGCCGACGGTCATCGCCGAGGAACTGGAAGTCAACTGGAAGGACGTGGTCATCGTCCAGGGCGATCTCGATCCGGCCTACGGCAGCCAAAGTGCCGGGGGCTCGCGCTCGACGCCGACCAACTACGAGGAATTCCACAAGCTCGGCGCGACCGCCCGCACCCTGCTGATCGAAGCGGCCGCGCAGACCTGGAAAGTCCCGGCGTCCGAGCTCATCGCCCAGGACAGCGCGGTGCATCACCCGGCCAGCAAGCGCAAGCTGGGCTACGGCCAGCTCGTCGCCAAGGCCGCGACCCTGCCGCTTCCGCCGCCGGAGTCGGTGCGTCTCAAGGATCCCAAGGACTACAATCTGCTCGGTACGCGCATCGCCGGGGTGGACAATCCCAAGGTCGTCACAGGCCAGCCCTTGTTCGGCATCGACATCAAGCTGCCGGGCCAACTCTACGCGGTCTACGAGAAATCGCCGGCCTTCGGCGGCAAGGTGGTCAGTGCCAACCTGGACGAGATCAAGAAACTGCCCGGCGTGAAAGACGTCTTCGTGATCGAGGGCACGTCCGATCTGAAAGGCCTGCTGCCGGGCGTGGCCATCGTGGCCGACTCGACCTGGTCGGCGTTCAGCGCGCGCAAGCAGCTCAAGGTGGTGTGGGACGAAGGCAAGGTGGCCGAGCAAAGCTGGGCGGGATTCGCCGCGAAGGCCAAGGAGTTGTCGAGCAAGCCCGGCAGCGAGACCTTGCGCAAGGATGGCGACCTCGCCGCGGCTTTGAAAGGCGCCGCGAAGACCGTGGAAGCGGCCTACAGCTATCCCTTCATTTCCCACGCGAGCATAGAACCGCAAAACACCACCGCCTGGGTCAAGGACGGCGGCATCGAAATCTGGGCGCCCACGCAGAATCCCGAGGCCGGCCAGAAAATCGTCGCGGAAATCTTGGGCATCCCCAAGGACAAGATCGTCCTGCACATCACCCGCAGTGGCGGCGGCTTCGGCCGGCGGCTGATCCCGGATTACCTGATCGAGGCGGCGGCCATCGCCAAGCGGGTCAGTGGGCCGGTCAAGCTCACCTGGACGCGCGAGGACGACCTGCGCCACGACCAGTTCCGCGCCGGCGGCTTCCATTTCTTGCGCGGCGGCGTGGACGCCAAGGGCAAGCTCATCGCCTGGCACAACCATTTCGTGACCTTCGCCCACAACCTGATCCAGAACGGCAAGCCGGCGCTGGTGCCGGGTTCCGGGGCGAGTCTGTCCGGTGACGAATTCCCCGGCCGCTGGATCCCCAACCTGCTGCTGGAGCAGACGCCTTTGGAATGCGGCATCCCCATGGGGCCCTGGCGTGCGCCGGGCAGCAACGTGTTCGCCTGGGTGTTCCACAGTTTCATCGACGAACTGGCCCATGCGGCCGGGCGCGATCCGCTGGAATTCCGCCTGGAGATCCTGGGCGACAAGGACATCGTGCCCGGCACCGGCGAGCGCGGCGTGCCCTACGACGTCAGCCGCATGAAGCACGTGTTGCAGCATGTGGCGGAGCAGGCCGGCTGGGGCAAGAAGAAATTTCCCAAAGGCCAGGGCCAGGGCATCGCATTCCACTTCAGCCATCGCGGCTACATCGCCCAGGTCGCCGAAGTGACGGTGTCGAAAGACGGCAAGCTCAAGGTCGACCGCGTGGTGGTCTCCACCGACATCGGCGCGCAAATCGTCAACCTGAGCGGGGCGGAAAACCAGGTGCAGGGTTCGGTGATCGACGGCCTCAGCACCCTGCTTTACCCGGAACTGGACATCCAGAAAGGCCGCATCGTGCAGGGCAATTTCCATGAGTATCCGCTGATCCGCATCCCCGAGGCTCCGCCCAAGGTCGAGGTGCATTTCCTCAAGACCAATTATCCGGTGACCGGACTGGGCGAACCCGCCTTGCCGCCTTTGGCGCCGGCCGTGTGCAACGCCATCTTCGCCGCCACCGGCAAGCGCGTGCGTCAACTGCCTTTGTCGAAGACGGATTTGAGCTGGAGTTGA